In Lacrimispora indolis DSM 755, a genomic segment contains:
- a CDS encoding beta-galactosidase, whose protein sequence is MDRFLFGAVYIIEQDYTQEEIRRDLAYMKDCGFNLVTLWPVCNPWLAQDSHQWIFTQTRQVLDECESLGMKAILQLFGQNQAQEFMPDSALTEDMLVCDERGEHINENCFWANLNHPVVRDYMDRYFREAITSLRDHRAVYGYDVFNEAHFRSDDPYTIQKYQEWLEEKYGTIGHLNRVWHRRYESFGQISPKRRRSPYSIWSSIMPDLEYERFRSVTLTQICSFLYETARKYDTSHPIIIDGTSAQILSGDVTLRNNDEFATAKIPDVYGSTFYPKSWGRNYRNTPWTMSMYYSVPAGAAKKAGKPYMVNELQTHTQSVLTPGSEVTPQELYNWILMCIFTGANGMQLWRWRPFLHGYQSTGRGLTRMDGTPNERGARVKELMNLIRENGDLFDSFQVEAPAVKIAVSYSSRLYFDAFLKWNNSFWSEDVEGWYRLFWNRGLNPEFTDIEDLEGEEALGLVLPSALSISGDMAEKLTSYVERGGILISDGRMGSVNEYGEVPAEGIPGKHLSRLFGLREVDVDSGHSFSIKKPSDVEKINPLKERIPCNFMEQRLEVDEDTRILGTMEDGSPAVVLHPYGKGCTLYFNSFIGAELKKQNIPQVEQLVMEVITGRHDSLFTVNKGSKVHVACIRSEGSRAVLIINFNEKAEEVTLHGLGNKTEFVNLLTGEIVKAREQVKLLIPENTAYIYKCQGESE, encoded by the coding sequence ATGGATCGATTTTTATTTGGGGCAGTCTACATTATTGAGCAGGATTATACACAGGAGGAGATCAGGAGAGATTTGGCTTATATGAAAGACTGCGGCTTTAACCTGGTTACTCTCTGGCCGGTGTGCAATCCATGGCTTGCACAGGACAGCCATCAGTGGATATTCACTCAGACCAGACAGGTGCTCGATGAGTGCGAAAGCCTGGGAATGAAGGCTATTTTACAGCTCTTTGGACAGAATCAGGCTCAGGAATTTATGCCGGACAGTGCCTTGACCGAGGATATGCTGGTCTGTGATGAAAGAGGAGAGCATATCAATGAAAATTGCTTCTGGGCGAACTTAAATCATCCGGTGGTCCGGGATTATATGGACCGGTATTTCCGGGAAGCGATCACGTCATTACGGGATCACAGGGCTGTATACGGCTACGACGTGTTTAATGAAGCCCATTTTAGAAGCGACGACCCTTATACCATACAAAAGTATCAGGAATGGCTGGAGGAAAAATACGGCACCATCGGACATTTGAACCGGGTGTGGCATAGAAGATATGAGAGCTTTGGGCAGATTTCTCCCAAAAGAAGAAGATCGCCTTACAGTATCTGGAGCAGCATCATGCCGGATCTGGAATATGAAAGGTTCCGGAGCGTGACTTTGACCCAGATCTGCAGTTTCCTGTATGAAACCGCAAGGAAATACGATACAAGCCATCCGATCATCATTGATGGAACCAGCGCACAGATCCTGTCAGGGGATGTGACCCTTCGCAACAACGATGAATTTGCCACGGCAAAGATCCCGGATGTGTACGGCTCAACCTTTTACCCTAAGAGCTGGGGAAGAAATTACCGCAATACGCCCTGGACTATGTCCATGTATTATTCTGTTCCCGCAGGAGCGGCAAAAAAAGCCGGAAAACCGTATATGGTCAATGAGTTGCAGACTCACACCCAGTCCGTGCTGACCCCAGGCTCCGAGGTAACACCCCAGGAATTGTACAACTGGATTCTTATGTGTATCTTCACTGGTGCCAATGGGATGCAGCTGTGGCGCTGGAGGCCGTTCTTACACGGGTACCAGTCCACGGGACGGGGGCTTACCAGAATGGATGGGACCCCCAATGAACGTGGGGCACGGGTGAAAGAGCTGATGAACCTGATTCGGGAAAATGGAGATTTGTTTGACAGCTTCCAGGTGGAAGCTCCTGCTGTAAAGATAGCTGTTTCCTATTCTTCCAGACTTTATTTTGATGCGTTTTTAAAATGGAACAACAGCTTTTGGAGTGAGGATGTGGAAGGCTGGTACCGTCTTTTCTGGAACAGGGGCTTAAATCCGGAATTTACGGATATTGAGGATCTGGAAGGGGAGGAGGCCTTGGGTTTGGTGCTGCCTTCCGCCTTAAGCATCAGCGGGGACATGGCAGAAAAGCTTACCTCATACGTAGAACGAGGAGGAATCCTCATCTCTGATGGCAGAATGGGAAGTGTCAATGAATACGGGGAAGTGCCTGCAGAAGGGATCCCGGGAAAGCATTTAAGCAGGCTCTTCGGACTGCGGGAAGTGGATGTGGATTCCGGTCACTCCTTTTCCATTAAGAAACCAAGTGACGTGGAAAAAATAAATCCTTTAAAAGAGAGAATTCCATGTAATTTCATGGAACAGCGTTTAGAGGTGGATGAGGATACCCGGATCCTTGGAACCATGGAAGACGGAAGTCCTGCCGTGGTGCTTCATCCCTATGGAAAGGGCTGCACACTGTATTTCAATTCTTTTATAGGAGCGGAGCTGAAAAAACAGAACATCCCCCAGGTGGAGCAGCTGGTGATGGAGGTGATCACCGGACGGCATGATTCTCTGTTCACCGTAAATAAGGGAAGCAAGGTGCATGTGGCCTGCATCCGGTCAGAGGGGAGCAGGGCAGTTCTGATCATTAATTTTAATGAAAAGGCTGAAGAAGTGACGCTTCATGGGTTGGGAAATAAAACAGAATTTGTGAATCTTTTAACAGGTGAAATTGTAAAGGCCCGGGAGCAGGTAAAGCTGCTGATACCGGAGAATACGGCTTATATTTATAAATGTCAGGGGGAATCAGAGTGA
- a CDS encoding response regulator — translation MIRLMIVDDEPIIREGMMTIIDWESLGIMVVGTVGNGRDGLARAMVEKPDIVITDIRMPIVDGIKFTEELRKKLPKTRIVFLTGYNDFEYTRHAVRVGAADYLLKPINTEELTGLIQRLVKEISRESREFESRSQRAVLLKENLPLMRSRCIHDFMWGRTEKKRFLERAGYLGVPLEEKRFRILIFCIDYYFQLLANGEREADLLKYALSNVTEELAGRLGKVCVCDEGEARLMILLCSGEDTREVARSAREVQFYLRKHYGLSLSVGIGKLVSEWGDLKLSYQNADEALEERMKQGSSQVITREESQGNLRGEKIFITSEEEAELKNAVTLLDRRKIYDMLEEIFQKYVMEQAVGRKAVEQLCMYLVLMAMREIQRFQLTPEQVLGRNYYYYEEISKYETAEDLEMWLKDIYGSVLRAVEERRSSKYKGIVTNGIAYAQDHFSESLQVAEVAKAVYVTPNYFSKIFKEETGENFTDWLNKFRIEMAKKRMEKEPETKIYTIAEECGFSDYKYFAFIFKKYTGYTPTSYRNMIV, via the coding sequence ATGATCCGACTGATGATAGTAGATGATGAGCCCATCATCCGGGAAGGGATGATGACCATCATTGATTGGGAGAGTTTGGGGATTATGGTAGTCGGCACTGTGGGAAATGGACGGGATGGCCTGGCCAGGGCCATGGTGGAAAAGCCGGATATTGTGATCACGGATATCCGGATGCCCATTGTGGATGGAATCAAATTTACTGAGGAATTGCGTAAGAAATTGCCAAAGACCCGGATCGTATTTCTTACCGGGTACAATGATTTTGAATATACCCGCCATGCGGTGAGGGTGGGGGCGGCGGACTATCTTTTAAAGCCCATTAACACAGAGGAACTGACCGGGCTGATTCAAAGGCTGGTAAAAGAGATCAGCAGGGAGAGCAGAGAGTTTGAAAGCCGCAGCCAGAGAGCGGTCCTGCTCAAAGAGAATCTGCCTCTGATGCGCAGCCGTTGCATCCATGATTTTATGTGGGGAAGGACGGAGAAAAAAAGATTTTTGGAACGGGCCGGTTATCTCGGCGTTCCTTTAGAGGAAAAAAGGTTCCGGATCCTTATTTTTTGCATTGACTATTATTTCCAGCTTCTTGCCAACGGGGAAAGGGAAGCAGATTTGCTTAAGTACGCCCTGTCCAATGTGACGGAAGAGCTTGCGGGACGGCTGGGAAAGGTCTGTGTCTGCGATGAAGGCGAGGCCAGGCTGATGATTCTCTTATGTTCAGGGGAAGACACCAGGGAGGTGGCAAGAAGCGCCAGGGAGGTGCAGTTTTATTTAAGAAAGCATTATGGACTGTCTCTTTCCGTTGGAATCGGTAAGCTGGTGTCAGAATGGGGAGATTTAAAGCTCTCATACCAGAATGCTGATGAAGCCCTGGAAGAGCGGATGAAGCAGGGCAGCAGCCAGGTCATCACCAGGGAAGAATCCCAGGGAAATCTTCGCGGGGAAAAGATATTCATCACGTCAGAGGAAGAGGCAGAATTAAAAAATGCTGTCACACTTCTGGACAGGCGGAAGATTTATGATATGCTGGAAGAGATCTTTCAAAAATATGTCATGGAACAGGCGGTGGGACGAAAAGCCGTGGAACAGCTTTGTATGTACCTGGTGCTGATGGCCATGCGGGAGATCCAGCGTTTCCAGCTGACTCCTGAGCAGGTTCTGGGCCGAAATTACTATTATTATGAAGAAATATCCAAATATGAAACTGCGGAAGATTTGGAAATGTGGCTGAAGGATATCTATGGCTCCGTGCTCCGGGCGGTGGAAGAACGGCGAAGCAGCAAATACAAGGGGATCGTAACAAATGGAATTGCTTATGCCCAGGACCATTTTTCAGAAAGCCTGCAGGTGGCGGAGGTGGCAAAGGCTGTTTATGTGACGCCAAACTATTTCAGCAAGATTTTTAAAGAGGAGACAGGAGAGAATTTTACTGACTGGTTAAACAAGTTCCGCATTGAGATGGCAAAAAAGCGGATGGAAAAGGAGCCGGAAACAAAAATTTATACCATTGCAGAGGAATGCGGATTCAGCGATTACAAGTACTTTGCCTTTATTTTCAAGAAATATACCGGATATACGCCTACCTCTTACCGGAACATGATCGTGTAG
- a CDS encoding cache domain-containing sensor histidine kinase, with translation MKTRFKNIFGSLQMAIFAMVLVLILIPTTILGVISYGQYRKIITENATTLNQNNTTQIAANMEGIMRNVGNNSLSFFQNERVRNFLLADGEEEVESAAYDLDRYVRNQLCYEEYVYAVDFVRMDGKRYSSTSITDGISKELQEKLLKENGHAVFLTDVKVSPDWGSNQEELYGYARSINDINDIGTTIGFQKIYIKKSVLKRLLSDQLSEGEAYYCVEDGIIRISTEQETEGWEIARRFPGLKLESSENHDGDLVYARVKYPGWYVIKKISPLQVEDDASVVRQLLISTGILAVILCGIMGFFLSRFVIKPLGDLESSMGNLEEDDFKRKLPENGYREISVLSMAFNRMTLRLDELVNRVYRAEIREKDAQIRAMQAYINPHFLYNTLDTICWMSRMEQAFETCGLIEALSKLFRTSVKDTSKTTTVAEETEHIQNYIKIQGCRYTDTIEFDIIMEPGTEECETVRFVLQPLVENAIVHGMGEQEHSGMIRIRAERQGEDLVLSVEDEGKGADVEELNRLLEGEVDGLRGMALFNVHERVKLCFGAAYGIRFRERGSKGLAVEVVQPFRKRGEGI, from the coding sequence ATGAAGACTAGGTTTAAAAATATATTTGGAAGCTTGCAGATGGCCATATTTGCCATGGTCCTGGTACTGATCCTGATTCCTACCACGATTCTGGGGGTGATTTCCTACGGCCAGTACCGGAAGATCATTACGGAAAATGCGACCACACTGAATCAGAACAATACGACTCAGATCGCCGCCAATATGGAAGGCATCATGAGAAACGTGGGGAACAATTCTCTTTCCTTTTTCCAGAATGAACGGGTGAGAAATTTCCTCCTTGCCGATGGGGAAGAAGAGGTGGAAAGCGCTGCCTATGATCTGGACCGATACGTCAGGAACCAGCTTTGCTATGAGGAGTATGTTTATGCAGTGGATTTTGTCCGCATGGACGGAAAAAGGTACAGCTCCACCTCCATCACCGACGGAATCAGCAAAGAACTGCAGGAAAAGCTGCTGAAGGAGAACGGCCATGCTGTTTTTTTAACAGATGTGAAAGTCAGCCCTGATTGGGGGAGCAACCAGGAAGAGCTGTACGGATATGCAAGAAGTATTAATGACATCAATGACATTGGCACAACCATTGGGTTTCAGAAAATCTATATAAAAAAGAGTGTGCTTAAGCGGCTGCTTTCTGATCAGCTGTCAGAGGGTGAGGCCTACTACTGTGTGGAAGACGGAATCATCCGGATTTCTACGGAGCAGGAAACGGAAGGCTGGGAGATCGCCAGAAGATTTCCGGGCTTGAAACTGGAATCCTCTGAAAACCATGATGGTGACCTGGTCTATGCCAGGGTGAAGTATCCGGGCTGGTATGTGATAAAGAAGATTTCTCCCCTCCAGGTGGAGGATGATGCGTCAGTGGTACGCCAGCTTCTGATTTCCACAGGCATTTTGGCAGTGATCCTCTGCGGGATCATGGGCTTTTTCCTGTCCCGGTTTGTGATAAAGCCCCTGGGAGATTTAGAGTCCTCCATGGGGAATCTGGAAGAGGATGATTTTAAAAGGAAGCTGCCGGAAAATGGTTACAGGGAAATATCCGTCTTATCCATGGCCTTTAACCGGATGACCCTTCGCTTAGATGAACTGGTAAACCGGGTATACAGGGCGGAAATCCGGGAAAAAGATGCCCAGATCCGTGCCATGCAGGCATACATTAACCCTCATTTTCTTTATAATACCCTGGATACCATCTGCTGGATGAGCCGGATGGAGCAGGCATTTGAAACCTGCGGCCTCATTGAGGCATTGTCCAAGCTGTTCCGCACTTCTGTGAAGGATACAAGTAAAACCACCACAGTGGCAGAGGAGACGGAACACATACAAAATTATATCAAGATTCAGGGGTGCAGGTATACGGATACCATTGAATTTGACATAATCATGGAGCCTGGAACAGAGGAATGCGAGACCGTGCGGTTTGTCCTGCAGCCTCTTGTGGAAAATGCCATTGTCCACGGAATGGGGGAGCAGGAGCATTCCGGAATGATCCGGATCAGAGCGGAGAGACAAGGGGAAGATCTGGTTCTGTCTGTGGAGGATGAAGGAAAAGGCGCCGATGTGGAAGAATTGAACCGGCTTTTGGAGGGAGAAGTGGATGGCCTGCGGGGAATGGCTTTATTCAATGTACATGAAAGGGTAAAGCTGTGCTTTGGAGCCGCTTATGGAATCCGTTTCCGGGAAAGAGGAAGCAAGGGATTGGCAGTTGAAGTTGTTCAGCCGTTTCGAAAAAGGGGAGAAGGAATATGA
- a CDS encoding carbohydrate ABC transporter permease: protein MKKIYSMVQAVMANAFVTLFSVTCIFPIIWMIYSSLKTDKEFSLDILSLPARPEFGNYAKAITEGRIGSYFMNSMFNTLSALVVVLVISFVTGYCLSRFRFKGRTFIYYMFLSGMLIPIYALLIPIFVEFKTLGLLNRKFTLILPYIAFALPTGVFLVESSVESVPIEVEEAACIDGSSFLNTMFRIVMPMCKPVLSTCAILTFLHTWNEFPLALVLIRSNALKTMPIGLTNFVGSYTVNYPLMLAALVVSTLPVVIMYLLFYNQIMKGMTAGAVKG from the coding sequence ATGAAAAAGATTTACAGCATGGTTCAGGCGGTTATGGCAAATGCGTTTGTGACGCTGTTTTCCGTCACCTGTATATTCCCGATCATCTGGATGATTTATTCTTCCCTGAAAACGGATAAGGAGTTTTCCCTGGACATATTAAGCCTTCCTGCCAGACCGGAGTTTGGAAATTACGCCAAGGCGATCACCGAGGGCAGGATCGGCTCCTATTTTATGAACAGCATGTTCAATACCCTGTCAGCCTTAGTTGTGGTGCTGGTGATTTCCTTTGTTACAGGCTACTGTCTTTCCAGATTCCGCTTTAAGGGAAGAACCTTTATTTATTATATGTTCCTTTCCGGCATGCTCATTCCCATCTATGCCCTGCTGATTCCTATTTTTGTGGAGTTTAAAACTCTGGGATTGCTGAACAGGAAATTTACGCTGATCCTTCCCTACATAGCATTTGCTCTGCCCACGGGGGTATTTCTGGTGGAAAGCTCCGTGGAAAGCGTGCCCATTGAAGTGGAGGAGGCCGCCTGCATAGACGGAAGCTCTTTTTTAAACACCATGTTCCGGATCGTTATGCCCATGTGCAAGCCGGTTTTATCCACCTGCGCCATTTTAACCTTCCTGCATACATGGAATGAATTTCCTCTGGCACTGGTGCTGATAAGAAGCAATGCACTGAAAACAATGCCCATCGGTCTGACCAATTTTGTGGGAAGCTACACGGTCAATTATCCTCTGATGCTGGCGGCGCTGGTGGTTTCTACCTTACCGGTTGTAATTATGTACTTACTGTTTTATAATCAAATTATGAAAGGCATGACTGCAGGGGCGGTGAAGGGGTAA
- a CDS encoding carbohydrate ABC transporter permease, with amino-acid sequence MSKALRPKNIVIYGLLAPGLAVFILCCIAPLFVAVYNSFFDWDGGPVKRFVGVQNYVELVQDRAFWSAFKNNLTFIFWTVLGQIGIAFLIAMLLQSRILKFKNFHRTVIFFPVVLSAVVVGFLWRIMYNSQYGIVNTMMRAAGLGNFIQLWLDDPDIVIGSLAIPKVWQFIGYYLIILLAAIQGIDQSVLEVAELDGATGWKKSKYIVVPLIKNTLMVTIMLCISGNMKTFDQIFVMTGGGPGTSSEVVALYAYNVSMNRMRYGYGSTAAIGILILSLGLILLSRLVGRRKEES; translated from the coding sequence ATGAGTAAGGCATTAAGACCCAAAAACATAGTGATCTATGGTTTGCTTGCTCCTGGACTGGCTGTCTTTATACTCTGCTGCATCGCACCATTGTTTGTGGCAGTTTATAACAGCTTCTTTGACTGGGATGGAGGTCCGGTGAAACGGTTTGTCGGGGTTCAGAATTATGTGGAGCTGGTACAGGACAGGGCATTTTGGAGCGCATTTAAAAATAACCTGACCTTTATCTTCTGGACGGTACTGGGGCAGATCGGGATTGCCTTTCTCATTGCCATGCTTCTCCAGTCCAGGATTTTAAAATTTAAAAATTTCCATAGGACGGTTATCTTTTTCCCGGTAGTATTATCGGCTGTTGTGGTGGGATTTTTATGGAGGATCATGTACAACTCCCAATACGGCATTGTGAATACCATGATGCGTGCTGCGGGACTTGGAAATTTCATACAGCTGTGGCTGGATGATCCGGATATTGTGATCGGCTCCCTGGCGATTCCAAAGGTCTGGCAGTTTATCGGATACTACTTGATCATTCTGCTGGCAGCGATCCAGGGCATCGACCAGAGCGTTCTGGAGGTTGCGGAATTAGACGGGGCTACCGGATGGAAAAAGTCTAAGTACATTGTAGTGCCTCTCATCAAAAACACGCTGATGGTGACCATTATGCTTTGCATATCCGGTAATATGAAGACCTTTGACCAGATTTTTGTAATGACAGGCGGGGGTCCTGGGACCAGCTCGGAGGTAGTAGCCCTGTATGCGTATAATGTTTCCATGAACCGCATGCGTTACGGCTACGGCAGTACGGCGGCTATTGGAATCCTGATTCTGAGTTTAGGACTGATTTTGCTCAGCAGGCTGGTTGGAAGAAGAAAGGAGGAGTCTTGA
- a CDS encoding extracellular solute-binding protein: MRNKIWMRLASLACAGIMGVTLTGCGQKAPEAAGQKVEISMLDFFIPGEGVTKAMKPLLDKYLAEHPNVTIDEESVSNADLATKVQTLAAGEELPDIFMIKGQMAESFVENGKVYSLNEALNGDPAWKDNFKEGVFSNFTIGENIYAVPFQVTNTCVFYNTDLLKQAGVQEFPKTWSELLEIVPKLKEIGVTPIVLGNKEKWNAESVIMSTLGNRCTGDEWYQSIRDRSGAKFTDPEFVQSLQALSDLAEAGAFNEDVNSIDGAQQRQLYMNGKAAITIDGSWAIANFDENCPEEVKNVTEMAALPMVDGGKGNPETITGGAGWALAVNSKIPEEKKAVVIEILKAMTGPEYGTAAIEEGTLTAVKPGEEVKIEKTVAAKFDVFAKDRPFIPVYDHQLNSGVIDVMQSGLQELLIGRVSPEELAQRIQTEYENSGK; the protein is encoded by the coding sequence ATGAGAAACAAAATTTGGATGCGGCTGGCCAGCCTGGCCTGTGCCGGGATCATGGGGGTTACATTGACAGGGTGCGGGCAGAAAGCGCCGGAGGCAGCAGGTCAGAAAGTGGAGATTTCCATGCTGGATTTTTTTATACCAGGGGAAGGGGTCACAAAGGCGATGAAGCCGTTGCTGGATAAGTACTTAGCAGAGCATCCCAATGTGACCATTGATGAAGAATCGGTTTCCAACGCTGATCTGGCAACAAAGGTGCAGACCCTGGCCGCAGGGGAAGAACTGCCTGACATCTTTATGATCAAGGGGCAGATGGCGGAGTCATTTGTGGAAAATGGGAAAGTATATTCTTTAAATGAGGCTTTAAACGGTGATCCGGCATGGAAGGATAATTTTAAGGAGGGAGTATTTTCCAACTTTACAATTGGAGAGAACATCTATGCTGTACCGTTTCAGGTGACAAATACCTGTGTATTTTACAATACGGACTTATTGAAACAGGCAGGGGTCCAGGAGTTTCCGAAAACATGGTCTGAGCTCTTGGAGATCGTTCCAAAACTTAAGGAAATCGGGGTGACGCCTATCGTACTTGGAAATAAGGAGAAATGGAATGCGGAATCCGTTATCATGAGCACCCTGGGCAACCGGTGTACGGGAGACGAGTGGTATCAGAGCATTCGTGACCGCAGCGGAGCGAAGTTTACAGATCCGGAGTTTGTGCAGTCCTTACAGGCTTTAAGTGATCTGGCCGAAGCCGGGGCATTTAATGAAGATGTAAACAGCATTGACGGCGCCCAGCAGAGACAGTTATATATGAATGGAAAAGCGGCTATTACCATTGACGGCAGCTGGGCCATTGCGAACTTTGATGAGAACTGCCCGGAAGAAGTGAAAAATGTAACGGAAATGGCGGCTCTTCCCATGGTAGACGGAGGAAAGGGCAATCCTGAGACAATCACCGGAGGCGCCGGCTGGGCTCTGGCGGTAAATTCCAAGATTCCGGAAGAGAAAAAGGCGGTAGTCATTGAGATCTTAAAGGCAATGACAGGGCCGGAATACGGTACGGCTGCCATTGAAGAAGGAACTTTGACTGCTGTGAAGCCGGGAGAAGAAGTTAAGATCGAAAAGACCGTAGCTGCAAAGTTTGATGTATTTGCAAAGGACAGACCATTTATTCCTGTTTATGATCATCAGCTGAATTCAGGCGTGATCGATGTGATGCAAAGCGGGCTACAGGAATTGCTGATCGGCAGGGTTTCCCCTGAGGAGCTGGCTCAGCGGATCCAGACGGAATATGAAAACAGCGGAAAGTGA
- a CDS encoding TDT family transporter: MIKKIPVPMAGLSLGFAALGNLLQTYSESIRLVCGSISAILAILFLCKCIFHFDMVKEDMKNPVMASVSGTFSMAVILLSAYAKPFIGGGAVCIWYFGIALHVLLIVYFTARFLYKLNMKAVFASYYIVYVGIVTASVTAPAFGQTKLGMVIFWFGLISCLILLVLVTVRYVKHRDIAEPARPLFCIYTAPVSLCLAGYLQSAETKSMTMVLLLMVLACVLYVAVLIRLPRFLVLPFYPSYAAFTFPVVISAIAMKMSTAFLGKMGYAVGFLPAVVLVETVIAVCLVVYVFIRYMKFLFSR, encoded by the coding sequence ATGATTAAAAAAATTCCGGTTCCAATGGCAGGGCTTTCTCTTGGGTTTGCTGCCCTGGGAAATCTCCTTCAAACCTATTCAGAATCCATCCGTCTGGTATGCGGAAGCATCTCCGCTATATTGGCAATTTTGTTTTTGTGTAAATGCATTTTTCATTTTGATATGGTAAAGGAAGATATGAAAAACCCGGTGATGGCAAGCGTATCCGGGACCTTTTCCATGGCGGTGATTCTTCTGTCAGCCTATGCCAAGCCTTTTATCGGCGGCGGTGCGGTCTGTATCTGGTATTTTGGCATTGCCCTGCACGTTCTTCTCATCGTGTATTTTACCGCGCGTTTTCTTTATAAGCTGAATATGAAAGCCGTATTTGCCAGCTATTATATTGTTTATGTGGGAATTGTAACGGCCAGCGTAACGGCTCCTGCCTTTGGGCAAACAAAGCTGGGAATGGTCATTTTCTGGTTTGGCTTGATCTCGTGCCTGATATTACTTGTTCTTGTGACGGTCCGGTACGTAAAACACAGGGACATCGCAGAACCGGCAAGGCCGCTGTTTTGTATCTATACGGCTCCGGTGAGCCTTTGTCTGGCTGGATACCTTCAGTCCGCCGAAACAAAATCAATGACAATGGTTCTTCTGCTCATGGTATTAGCCTGTGTATTATATGTGGCCGTGCTGATCCGTCTGCCAAGATTCCTTGTCCTGCCTTTTTATCCAAGCTACGCGGCTTTTACATTTCCGGTGGTGATCAGCGCCATTGCAATGAAGATGTCAACGGCGTTCCTGGGAAAGATGGGATATGCCGTGGGATTTTTACCGGCAGTGGTCCTTGTTGAAACCGTGATTGCAGTCTGTCTGGTGGTCTATGTATTCATCAGGTATATGAAGTTTTTATTCAGCAGATAA